A section of the Caballeronia sp. M1242 genome encodes:
- the ispH gene encoding 4-hydroxy-3-methylbut-2-enyl diphosphate reductase: MSLIESLTDIETDVEILLAQPRGFCAGVDRAIEIVERAIKLFGAPIYVRHEIVHNAYVVADLRKKGAIFIEELSDVPEGSTLIFSAHGVSKAVRVEAETRGLRVFDATCPLVTKVHMEVAKMRQEGFDIVMIGHKGHPEVEGTMGQSGEGMHLVEDIEDVLKLDLPDPNRIAYVTQTTLSVDDASAIINALKNKYPAIKEPKKQDICYATQNRQDAVKFLAPQCDVVIVVGSPNSSNSSRLREVAERSGIPAYMVDSPTQIDPNWVEGKKRIGVTAGASAPEVLAQAVIARLRELGVRSVRSLEGIEETISFPLPRGLSLPQ, from the coding sequence ATGAGCCTGATCGAAAGCCTCACCGATATCGAAACCGACGTCGAAATCCTGCTCGCGCAGCCGCGCGGCTTCTGCGCGGGCGTGGACCGCGCGATCGAAATCGTCGAGCGCGCGATCAAGCTGTTCGGCGCGCCGATCTATGTGCGCCACGAGATCGTGCATAACGCGTACGTCGTCGCCGATTTGCGCAAGAAGGGCGCGATCTTCATCGAGGAACTGTCGGACGTGCCCGAGGGCAGCACGCTGATTTTCAGCGCGCACGGCGTCTCGAAAGCCGTGCGCGTCGAAGCGGAAACGCGCGGGCTGCGCGTGTTCGACGCCACGTGCCCGCTCGTGACCAAGGTGCACATGGAAGTCGCGAAGATGCGTCAGGAAGGCTTCGATATCGTGATGATCGGCCACAAGGGACACCCGGAAGTCGAAGGCACGATGGGGCAGTCCGGCGAGGGCATGCATCTGGTCGAAGATATCGAGGACGTGCTGAAGCTCGATCTGCCCGACCCGAACCGCATTGCGTACGTGACGCAGACGACGCTCTCGGTCGACGACGCCTCCGCCATCATCAACGCGCTCAAGAACAAGTATCCCGCGATCAAGGAGCCGAAGAAGCAGGACATCTGCTACGCGACGCAGAATCGCCAGGACGCGGTGAAGTTCCTTGCGCCGCAGTGCGATGTCGTGATCGTGGTCGGCAGCCCGAACAGCTCGAATTCGAGCCGGCTGCGCGAAGTGGCCGAGCGCAGCGGCATCCCCGCCTATATGGTGGATTCGCCGACGCAGATCGATCCGAACTGGGTCGAAGGCAAGAAGCGCATCGGCGTGACGGCGGGCGCGTCGGCGCCGGAAGTGCTCGCGCAGGCTGTGATCGCGCGGCTTCGCGAACTCGGCGTGCGCAGCGTGCGCTCGCTGGAAGGCATCGAAGAGACCATTTCTTTTCCGCTGCCGCGCGGATTGTCGTTGCCGCAATAA
- a CDS encoding branched-chain amino acid ABC transporter substrate-binding protein — MRFKFAYAVSIAAAVAMATACGKKDEGGASGAAPAASAPTAATAAPAPASEATVVKIGHVAPLSGTQAHLGKDNENGARLALEEISAQGLTIDGRSIRLVLDSQDDAADPRTGEEAAQRLVDDHVVAVIGHLNSGVSIPASKIYSDAGIAEISPSTTNPQYTKQGYKTTFRVVATDALQGPVLAGYAIKTLHAKKVVIVDDATAYGRGLADEFAKTAQAGGVKVAARETTSEKARNFRAILLKIKRMQPDAVMYGGMDATGGPFAKEAAALGVKAKILAGDGVCTEQLPELAGDAVQNVVCSEAGPALAKMDKGADFAQKYEARFHTPVQIYAPFTYDAVYVIVDAMKRANSIEASKVLAAMATTDFNGLTGHIAFDDKGDLKTSTITLYDFKDKKKDVLDVVKQ; from the coding sequence ATGCGATTCAAGTTTGCTTACGCCGTGTCCATCGCGGCTGCGGTTGCAATGGCAACCGCATGCGGCAAGAAGGACGAAGGCGGAGCGAGCGGAGCAGCACCGGCGGCAAGCGCCCCGACGGCGGCGACGGCTGCGCCGGCACCGGCGAGCGAAGCGACGGTGGTGAAGATCGGCCATGTTGCGCCGTTGTCCGGCACGCAGGCGCATTTAGGGAAAGACAACGAAAACGGCGCGCGGCTCGCGCTGGAGGAAATCAGCGCGCAGGGTCTCACCATCGACGGCCGCTCCATTCGCCTCGTGCTAGACAGCCAGGACGACGCAGCCGACCCGCGCACCGGCGAAGAAGCCGCGCAGCGCCTGGTGGATGACCATGTGGTCGCGGTGATCGGCCATTTGAATTCGGGCGTATCGATTCCGGCGTCCAAGATTTATAGCGATGCGGGCATCGCGGAGATTTCGCCGTCGACGACGAACCCGCAATACACGAAGCAGGGTTACAAGACGACCTTCCGCGTGGTCGCAACCGATGCGCTGCAAGGCCCCGTGCTGGCCGGCTACGCGATCAAGACGCTGCACGCGAAGAAAGTGGTGATCGTGGACGACGCGACCGCCTACGGCCGCGGCCTCGCCGACGAGTTCGCCAAGACGGCGCAGGCGGGCGGGGTGAAGGTCGCCGCGCGCGAGACGACATCGGAGAAGGCGCGCAACTTCAGGGCGATCCTTTTGAAGATCAAGCGCATGCAGCCGGACGCCGTGATGTACGGCGGCATGGACGCAACGGGCGGCCCGTTCGCGAAAGAAGCGGCGGCGCTCGGCGTGAAGGCGAAGATTCTGGCGGGCGACGGCGTCTGCACGGAGCAACTGCCCGAACTGGCGGGAGACGCGGTGCAGAACGTCGTGTGTTCGGAAGCGGGACCCGCGCTCGCGAAGATGGACAAGGGCGCGGACTTCGCGCAGAAGTACGAGGCACGGTTTCACACGCCAGTGCAGATTTACGCGCCGTTCACGTACGACGCGGTGTACGTGATCGTCGATGCGATGAAGCGCGCCAATTCCATCGAAGCGAGCAAGGTGCTCGCGGCGATGGCCACGACGGATTTCAACGGTCTGACGGGGCATATCGCTTTCGACGACAAAGGCGATCTGAAGACCAGCACCATCACGCTTTACGACTTCAAGGACAAAAAGAAGGATGTGCTCGACGTCGTGAAGCAGTAG
- a CDS encoding branched-chain amino acid ABC transporter permease, with product MDIFIQQILNGLVLGSVYAIIALGYTMVYGILGIINFAHGDVLMVGAMVALSAIGVMQNHFPSMPGPIMLTIALIVAAIVCAIVGYTIERVAYRPLRKAPRLAPLITAIGVSILLQTVAMMIWGRNPLAFPQLLPTDPINVITATETRPGAVISMTEIVIIVVAFLVMGGLLLLVHKTKLGRAMRAIAENPGVASLMGVNPNFVISATFMIGSALAALAGVMIASEYGNAHFYMGFIPGLKAFTAAVLGGIGNLGGAMVGGVLLGLIEQLGAGYIGNLTGGVFGSNYQDVFAFVVLIIVLVFRPSGLLGERVADRA from the coding sequence ATGGATATTTTCATCCAGCAGATCCTCAACGGTCTGGTGCTTGGCAGCGTCTACGCCATCATCGCGTTGGGTTACACGATGGTGTACGGCATTCTCGGCATCATCAACTTCGCGCACGGCGACGTGCTGATGGTGGGCGCAATGGTGGCGCTTTCAGCCATCGGCGTCATGCAGAACCACTTTCCCTCGATGCCCGGCCCGATCATGCTGACGATCGCGCTTATCGTCGCGGCGATCGTCTGCGCGATCGTCGGCTACACCATCGAACGCGTCGCCTACCGGCCGCTGCGCAAGGCGCCGCGTCTCGCGCCGCTCATCACCGCAATCGGCGTGTCGATCTTGCTGCAAACGGTCGCCATGATGATCTGGGGCCGCAACCCGCTCGCGTTCCCGCAGCTGCTGCCGACCGACCCGATCAACGTCATCACCGCGACGGAAACGCGTCCCGGCGCGGTCATCTCGATGACGGAAATCGTGATCATCGTGGTGGCGTTCCTCGTGATGGGCGGCCTCCTGCTGCTCGTGCACAAGACCAAGCTCGGCCGCGCGATGCGCGCGATCGCGGAAAACCCCGGCGTCGCATCGCTGATGGGCGTGAACCCGAACTTCGTGATCTCGGCGACCTTCATGATCGGCTCGGCGCTTGCTGCGCTCGCCGGCGTGATGATCGCGTCCGAATACGGCAACGCGCACTTCTACATGGGCTTCATTCCCGGCCTGAAGGCGTTTACCGCGGCGGTGCTGGGCGGCATCGGCAACCTGGGCGGCGCGATGGTCGGCGGCGTGCTTCTCGGCCTCATCGAGCAGTTGGGCGCCGGTTACATCGGCAATCTGACGGGCGGCGTCTTCGGCAGCAACTATCAGGACGTGTTCGCCTTCGTCGTGCTGATCATCGTGCTCGTGTTCCGTCCGTCGGGTCTGCTCGGCGAACGTGTCGCGGACCGCGCTTAA
- a CDS encoding ABC transporter ATP-binding protein produces MTSIQPIEPSTTLIPEKNTGKTLVVGIIVAAFVIAAPMVIGAAGGNYWVRVLDFAMLYVMLALGLNVVVGFAGLLDLGYIAFYAVGAYVAALLSSPQLTSQFEWIAHLAPGGLHVPFLLIVPVAMALAATFGVLLGAPTLRLRGDYLAIVTLGFGEIVRIFMNNLDRPVNITNGPKGITGIDPVTVAGFNLSQTHELFGMKFPSVYMYYYLFVLGALIVIWVCTRLQHSRIGRAWAAIREDEIAAKAMGINTRNVKLLAFAMGASFGGLSGAMFGAFQGFVSPESFTFWESIVVLACVVLGGMGHIPGVILGAVLLAVFPEFLRSTMGPLQNAVFGHQIVDTEVIRQLLYGLAMVLIMLYRSEGLWPAAKHEDKIAKIAKRNGKKPVRA; encoded by the coding sequence ATGACTTCGATTCAACCGATTGAGCCGTCCACGACGCTCATCCCCGAGAAGAACACGGGCAAGACGCTCGTCGTCGGCATCATCGTCGCCGCGTTCGTGATCGCCGCGCCGATGGTGATCGGCGCAGCCGGCGGCAACTACTGGGTCCGCGTGCTCGACTTCGCGATGCTCTACGTGATGCTCGCGCTCGGCCTCAACGTCGTGGTCGGCTTCGCCGGCCTGCTCGACCTGGGCTACATCGCGTTCTATGCAGTCGGCGCGTACGTCGCGGCGCTCCTGTCTTCGCCGCAGCTTACCTCGCAGTTCGAATGGATCGCGCATCTCGCGCCGGGCGGGCTGCATGTGCCGTTCCTTCTGATCGTGCCGGTCGCGATGGCGCTCGCCGCCACCTTCGGCGTGCTGCTCGGCGCACCGACGCTGCGTCTGCGTGGCGACTACCTCGCTATCGTGACGCTCGGCTTCGGTGAAATCGTGCGGATCTTCATGAACAACCTCGACCGTCCGGTGAACATCACGAACGGTCCGAAGGGCATCACGGGCATCGATCCGGTGACGGTGGCGGGCTTCAATCTGTCGCAGACGCACGAGCTGTTCGGCATGAAGTTCCCGTCGGTGTACATGTACTACTACCTGTTCGTGCTCGGCGCGCTCATCGTGATCTGGGTCTGTACGCGCCTGCAACACTCGCGTATCGGCCGCGCATGGGCCGCGATCCGCGAAGACGAAATCGCCGCGAAGGCCATGGGCATCAACACGCGTAACGTGAAGCTGCTCGCATTCGCGATGGGCGCATCGTTCGGCGGCCTGTCGGGCGCGATGTTTGGCGCCTTCCAGGGCTTCGTGTCGCCGGAATCGTTCACGTTCTGGGAATCGATCGTCGTGCTGGCGTGCGTGGTGCTCGGCGGCATGGGCCACATTCCGGGCGTGATTCTCGGCGCGGTGCTGCTCGCCGTGTTCCCCGAATTCCTGCGCTCGACGATGGGCCCGCTGCAAAACGCCGTCTTCGGCCATCAGATCGTGGATACCGAAGTCATCCGCCAGTTGCTGTACGGTCTGGCGATGGTGCTGATCATGCTGTATCGCTCGGAAGGCCTGTGGCCCGCCGCGAAACACGAAGACAAGATCGCGAAGATCGCGAAGCGCAACGGCAAGAAGCCGGTGCGCGCCTAA
- a CDS encoding ABC transporter ATP-binding protein: protein MSDKRTRLSVKGVNKRFGGLQALSEVGLEIKEGEIYGLIGPNGAGKTTFFNVITGLYTPDSGEFKLDGEAYTPTAVYQVAKAGIARTFQNIRLFGGMTALENVMVGRHVRTKHGLIGAVFQTPAERREEKEIKERALELLEYVGVLQYADYTSRNLSYGHQRRLEIARALATDPKLLALDEPAAGMNATEKVELTRLLDKIRADGKTILLIEHDVKLVMGLCNRMTVLDYGKVIAEGLPQDVQKDPKVIEAYLGAGVH from the coding sequence ATGAGCGACAAACGTACTCGATTGTCCGTGAAGGGCGTGAACAAGCGTTTCGGCGGCTTGCAGGCGCTGTCGGAAGTGGGCCTCGAAATCAAGGAAGGCGAAATCTACGGCCTGATCGGCCCGAACGGCGCGGGCAAGACGACGTTCTTCAACGTCATCACGGGCCTCTATACGCCTGATTCCGGCGAATTCAAGCTCGACGGCGAAGCCTACACGCCGACCGCCGTGTATCAGGTGGCGAAGGCGGGCATCGCGCGCACGTTCCAGAACATTCGCCTCTTCGGCGGCATGACCGCGCTGGAGAACGTGATGGTCGGCCGCCATGTGCGCACGAAGCATGGCCTGATCGGCGCGGTGTTCCAGACGCCCGCCGAACGTCGTGAAGAGAAGGAAATCAAGGAGCGCGCGCTGGAACTGCTGGAGTACGTCGGCGTGCTGCAATACGCGGACTACACGTCGCGCAATCTGTCGTATGGCCACCAGCGTCGTCTGGAGATCGCGCGTGCTTTGGCGACCGATCCGAAGCTGCTCGCGCTCGACGAGCCCGCAGCCGGCATGAACGCGACGGAGAAGGTCGAACTCACGCGCCTACTCGACAAGATTCGCGCGGACGGCAAGACGATTCTGTTGATCGAACACGACGTGAAACTCGTGATGGGATTGTGCAACCGCATGACGGTGCTCGATTACGGCAAGGTGATCGCCGAGGGTCTGCCGCAGGACGTGCAGAAGGACCCGAAGGTGATCGAAGCATATCTGGGTGCGGGGGTGCACTAA
- a CDS encoding ABC transporter ATP-binding protein: protein MLKVKGLQVNYGGIQAVKGVDLEVGQGELVTLIGANGAGKTTTMKAITGLKPFSGGDIEYMGQSIKGVPTHELLKRGLAMVPEGRGIFARMSILENMQMGAYLRNDSDGIQKDTERMFGFFPRLKERASQYAGTLSGGEQQMLAMARALLSRPKLLLLDEPSMGLSPIMVEKIFEVVREISSEGLTVLLVEQNARLALQAANRGYVMDSGTVTMSGDAKVMLDDPKVRAAYLGE from the coding sequence ATGTTGAAGGTCAAGGGTCTGCAGGTGAACTACGGCGGCATCCAGGCGGTGAAGGGTGTCGATCTGGAAGTCGGGCAGGGCGAACTGGTCACGCTGATCGGCGCGAACGGCGCGGGCAAGACCACGACGATGAAGGCCATCACGGGCCTGAAGCCGTTCTCGGGCGGCGATATCGAGTACATGGGCCAGTCGATCAAGGGCGTGCCAACGCACGAGCTGTTGAAGCGCGGCCTCGCGATGGTGCCGGAAGGCCGCGGCATTTTCGCGCGCATGTCGATTCTCGAGAACATGCAGATGGGCGCGTATCTGCGCAACGATTCTGATGGCATTCAGAAGGACACCGAACGGATGTTCGGCTTCTTTCCGCGCCTGAAGGAGCGGGCGTCGCAGTATGCGGGTACGCTGTCCGGCGGCGAGCAGCAGATGCTGGCGATGGCGCGGGCGTTGTTGTCGCGTCCGAAGCTGCTGTTGCTCGATGAGCCTTCGATGGGACTTTCGCCGATTATGGTCGAGAAGATCTTCGAAGTCGTTCGGGAGATTTCTAGCGAAGGGCTGACGGTGCTGCTCGTCGAGCAGAACGCGCGGCTGGCGCTTCAGGCCGCTAATCGCGGGTATGTGATGGATTCGGGTACCGTCACCATGTCCGGCGATGCTAAGGTCATGCTCGATGATCCTAAGGTTCGGGCGGCTTATTTGGGCGAGTGA
- a CDS encoding GNAT family acetyltransferase: MIIRTFDASDRDAVIALWRDVFPEYADASRPQRDPALSIANKLRTQPELFFVGALDGDVVGTVMCGYDGHRGWIYSLAVSPAMRGRGYGRALMLHAEAALSRAGCPKVNLQILSARRDLLPFYERLGYRVDEVVSLGKRL; encoded by the coding sequence GTGATCATCCGCACGTTCGATGCGAGCGATCGCGATGCCGTGATCGCTCTGTGGCGCGATGTGTTTCCGGAGTACGCGGATGCATCGCGGCCGCAGCGCGATCCGGCGTTGTCGATTGCTAATAAGCTGCGCACGCAGCCGGAGTTGTTCTTTGTCGGAGCGCTCGACGGGGATGTCGTCGGCACTGTGATGTGCGGGTATGACGGGCATCGCGGGTGGATTTATTCGCTCGCCGTTTCGCCTGCCATGCGGGGGCGCGGGTATGGGCGCGCTTTGATGCTTCATGCGGAAGCGGCGCTTTCTCGTGCTGGATGTCCTAAGGTTAATTTGCAGATTCTTTCTGCTCGGCGGGATCTCTTGCCCTTTTATGAGCGGCTTGGGTATCGCGTTGATGAGGTTGTCAGTCTCGGGAAGCGGCTTTAG
- a CDS encoding acetylornithine transaminase, whose translation MNFNEYPVDSLMYITNRPEIVFTHGKGSWLYDNTGKRYLDFIQGWAVNSLGHCNDGVIEALEKQARTLINPSPAFYNEPMAKLAALLTKHSCFDKVFFANSGAEANEGAIKLARKWGRKFRNGAYEIITFDHSFHGRTLATMSASGKAGWDTIYAPQVPGFPKADLNDIASVEKLINEKTVAVMLEPIQGEGGVIPATREFMHELRALTKRHNILLIVDEVQSGCGRAGTLFAYELSGIEPDIMTLGKGIGGGVPLAALLSTADVACFEAGDQGGTYNGNPLMTAVGYSVISQLTAPGFLEGVRERGEYLRSELLKLSDERGFNGERGEGLLRALLLDRDQGPQIVEKARLMQPDGLLLNAARPNLLRFMPALNVTKDEIDQMMSMLRSVLDSL comes from the coding sequence ATGAATTTCAATGAGTACCCCGTCGATTCGCTGATGTACATCACGAACCGCCCCGAGATCGTGTTCACGCACGGCAAGGGCTCCTGGCTTTACGACAACACCGGCAAACGCTATCTCGACTTCATCCAGGGCTGGGCCGTGAATTCGCTCGGTCACTGCAACGACGGCGTGATCGAGGCGCTCGAGAAGCAGGCGCGCACGCTGATCAATCCGTCGCCCGCGTTCTATAACGAGCCGATGGCGAAGCTCGCCGCGCTGCTCACAAAGCACAGTTGCTTCGACAAGGTGTTCTTTGCCAACAGCGGCGCGGAAGCGAACGAAGGCGCGATCAAGCTCGCGCGCAAGTGGGGCCGCAAGTTCCGCAACGGCGCGTACGAGATCATCACGTTCGACCACAGCTTCCACGGGCGAACGCTCGCGACCATGTCTGCGAGCGGCAAGGCGGGCTGGGACACGATCTACGCGCCGCAGGTGCCGGGCTTTCCGAAGGCGGATTTGAACGATATCGCATCGGTCGAGAAGCTCATCAACGAGAAGACCGTGGCCGTGATGCTGGAGCCGATTCAGGGCGAAGGCGGCGTGATTCCCGCGACGCGCGAGTTCATGCATGAGTTGCGCGCGCTGACGAAGCGGCACAACATCCTGTTGATCGTCGATGAAGTGCAAAGCGGCTGCGGTCGCGCGGGGACATTGTTCGCGTACGAGCTGTCGGGCATCGAGCCGGACATCATGACGCTCGGCAAGGGCATCGGCGGCGGCGTGCCGCTCGCGGCGCTGCTGTCCACGGCGGATGTGGCGTGCTTCGAAGCGGGCGATCAGGGCGGCACGTACAACGGCAATCCGCTGATGACGGCGGTGGGCTATTCGGTGATTTCGCAACTGACGGCACCGGGCTTTCTCGAAGGCGTGCGCGAGCGCGGCGAGTATTTGCGTTCGGAATTGCTGAAGCTATCGGACGAACGCGGTTTCAACGGCGAGCGCGGCGAAGGTCTGTTGCGCGCGTTGCTGCTGGATCGCGATCAGGGGCCGCAGATCGTCGAGAAGGCTCGGCTGATGCAGCCTGATGGACTCTTGCTGAACGCGGCACGGCCGAATCTGCTGCGCTTCATGCCCGCGCTCAATGTCACCAAGGACGAGATCGATCAGATGATGTCGATGCTGCGCTCGGTGCTCGATTCGCTGTGA
- a CDS encoding CDP-6-deoxy-delta-3,4-glucoseen reductase — protein MAFNVTLRQSGRQFQVEPDEPVLTAALRQGIGLPYGCKNGACGSCKGAVVEGEVEQAPHSSSALSNDEKTRGMALFCCATAQSDLTIDVREVAGVGDVQVKKLPCRVNALQRKADDVIEMKLQLPANERLQYLAGQYIEFILKDGKRRSYSMASPPHHEGPLELHIRHMPGGTFTDHVFGAMKERDILRFEGPLGTFFLRDESDKPIVLLASGTGFAPIKAIIEHAVFKNLNRPMTLYWGGRRKKDLYMMDLAEQWAKEVPNFKFVPVLSEPDPHDGWTGRTGFVHRAVIEDLPDLSAYQVYACGAPVMVESAQRDFTQHHRLPEDEFYADSFTSAADLAHPV, from the coding sequence ATGGCATTCAACGTAACGCTCCGGCAAAGCGGCCGGCAGTTTCAGGTGGAACCCGACGAGCCGGTGCTGACCGCGGCGCTGCGCCAGGGCATCGGCTTGCCTTACGGCTGCAAGAACGGCGCGTGCGGTTCCTGCAAGGGCGCGGTCGTCGAAGGCGAAGTCGAGCAGGCGCCGCATTCGTCGTCCGCGCTCTCCAACGACGAAAAAACGCGCGGCATGGCGCTCTTCTGCTGCGCGACCGCGCAGAGCGATCTCACGATCGACGTGCGCGAAGTCGCGGGCGTCGGCGACGTGCAGGTGAAGAAGCTGCCGTGCCGCGTGAACGCGCTTCAGCGCAAGGCCGACGACGTCATCGAAATGAAGCTGCAACTGCCCGCTAACGAGCGCCTGCAATATCTCGCGGGGCAGTACATCGAATTCATTCTGAAGGACGGCAAGCGCCGCAGCTATTCGATGGCGAGCCCGCCGCACCACGAAGGCCCGCTCGAACTGCACATTCGCCACATGCCGGGCGGCACGTTCACGGACCACGTGTTCGGCGCGATGAAAGAGCGCGACATCCTGCGTTTCGAAGGTCCGCTCGGGACGTTCTTCCTGCGCGACGAATCGGACAAGCCGATCGTGCTGCTCGCATCGGGCACGGGCTTCGCGCCGATCAAGGCGATCATCGAACATGCGGTCTTCAAAAACCTGAACCGCCCGATGACGCTCTATTGGGGCGGACGCCGAAAGAAAGACCTGTACATGATGGACCTCGCCGAGCAATGGGCGAAAGAAGTGCCGAACTTCAAGTTCGTGCCGGTGCTGTCCGAACCCGATCCGCATGACGGCTGGACCGGCCGCACGGGCTTCGTTCATCGCGCTGTCATCGAAGATCTGCCAGACTTGAGCGCGTATCAGGTCTATGCGTGCGGCGCGCCCGTGATGGTGGAATCGGCGCAGCGCGATTTCACGCAGCATCACCGCTTGCCGGAGGACGAGTTCTACGCGGATTCGTTCACGAGCGCAGCGGACCTCGCGCATCCGGTCTGA
- a CDS encoding NAD-dependent epimerase/dehydratase family protein, translated as MIATRTLRRPRVLIVGCGDVGLRVLPLLRSRAASPRVIALTHHPERAAELRAAGASPIAGDLDAKRSLRRLAGIAPHVLHLAPPQREGDTDRRTRALLAALRAPRRSVARGAQAAVARHRTWRASTFIVPDAPFGATSRATSRVVPVRFVYASTTGVYGDCGGALIDETRPARPDNERARRRVSAEEQLRHVGARSGWRVSIVRIPGIYAENRLPLARIERAMPALIERDDVYTNHIHADDLAAILMRALGRGRAQRVVNASDDTDLRMADYFDRVADAYGLPRVPRITREEAETRLEPLTLSFMRESRRLCNARMKHELGYALRHPTVDDFLRSRVGTTRR; from the coding sequence ATGATCGCCACTCGAACCTTGCGCCGCCCGCGCGTGCTGATCGTCGGATGCGGCGATGTCGGGCTGCGCGTGCTGCCGCTCTTGCGTTCGCGCGCCGCGTCGCCGCGCGTGATCGCCCTCACGCATCATCCGGAACGCGCCGCTGAACTCCGCGCAGCGGGCGCCTCGCCGATCGCCGGCGACCTGGATGCGAAGCGCAGCCTTCGCAGGCTCGCGGGCATCGCGCCGCATGTGCTGCATCTTGCGCCGCCTCAGCGCGAAGGCGACACCGACCGCCGCACGCGTGCGTTGCTCGCGGCCTTGCGCGCGCCGCGCCGTTCGGTTGCGCGTGGCGCTCAGGCCGCCGTTGCCCGGCATCGTACCTGGCGCGCATCGACTTTCATTGTACCCGACGCCCCTTTTGGAGCCACATCGAGAGCCACATCGCGCGTTGTGCCTGTGCGCTTCGTGTATGCGAGCACGACGGGCGTCTACGGCGACTGCGGCGGCGCGCTGATCGACGAAACGCGGCCCGCGCGGCCGGACAACGAGCGCGCACGGCGGCGCGTGTCGGCCGAAGAGCAGTTGCGCCACGTGGGCGCGCGAAGCGGCTGGCGCGTTTCCATCGTGCGGATTCCCGGCATTTACGCGGAGAATCGCCTGCCGCTTGCGCGCATCGAACGGGCGATGCCCGCGCTCATCGAACGCGACGACGTCTACACGAATCACATTCACGCCGACGATCTCGCCGCGATTCTCATGCGCGCGCTCGGGCGCGGGCGGGCGCAGCGCGTCGTGAACGCGTCGGACGACACGGATTTGCGCATGGCCGACTATTTCGATCGCGTCGCCGACGCGTACGGTTTGCCGCGCGTGCCGCGCATCACGCGCGAGGAGGCGGAAACGCGTCTGGAACCGCTCACGCTCTCGTTCATGCGCGAGTCGCGCCGTCTGTGCAACGCACGCATGAAGCACGAGTTAGGCTACGCGCTGCGTCATCCGACCGTGGACGACTTCTTGCGCTCGCGCGTCGGCACGACGCGGCGCTAG